One Magnolia sinica isolate HGM2019 chromosome 2, MsV1, whole genome shotgun sequence genomic window, atcactcccagagggaagagtgaggacaggagcggacgtcagatggtctttcagctccacaaatgctcgcttacaggcatcactccaaataaactttgcacccttccgagtcaacctggtcaacggggctgcaatacgggagaagctctcaatgaaacgccgataatatcccgctaaaccaaggaaactgcggatctcggacgtagtcatgggttggccccactgacgcactgcttcaaccttcgaggggtccactgcgacatcctcccttgtcaccacgtgaccgaggaatctcacctcctcctgccagaactcacacttctccagcttcgcatacagctggtaggcacggagggtctacaaagcgatctccagatgctgcatatggtcctcacaggtcctcaaatatatcagaatatcgtcgataaaaaccataacaaactgatcgagatatggacgaaagacctcgttcatcaactgcatgaagaccgcgggcgcattggtcagtccaaaggacatgccctgaaactcaaaatgaccataacgcgtcctaaaagccgtcttcaggacgtcctcctctcggacacaaatctgatgataatcggAATACAGattaatcttcgaaaagaactgtgcacccttcagctaatcaaacaaatcatctatcctcgggagcgggtacttgttcttaatcgtgacccggttgaactcgcggtaatccacacagagcctcaacgagccatccttcttcctaacgaagagtaccggcgctccccacggagaactgctcgACGAATAAATcctaactcacgtaactcgtccaactgtcgctgcagctcatgcaactccatcggtgtcatacggtatggggccttcgagataggcgcggtaccaggcacaagatctatctggaactcaatatgacggcgcggaggcaatcccggaatctccttgAATACATCAGGGAAGTCACAGACAACCGGCAACTGctcaatacacaaggcaacaggctcctcgactgcgcaggacatcaagcatgacagcggctctcctctgggcttggcaatgaactggaactgtggcaagcctaGTATgaagaacgtgactatcctcgcagAATAGTTTaaaatagcgtggtactcggcaagccaatccatacccaaaataacgtcaaaatctgtcatcgacagcacaaataagtcagtgGGAAAAAAGATATCATCGACCAaaaccgggcaagatgaacagaaatggcccaatactgtggtcttccccaagggcgttgatacggtcaacccctcactagcagactctgtcggcaatccagtcgatcagcagaaatcctcggacatgaatgagtgagaagcactagaatcaaataatactcgggtgatgcatgaagagacaggaagtataccctcgacgactcctatggatgactgcgggtcctgctgagccgcgtaaaatctagcctgagctggctggggaggtgcatgtcccctctgaggtccctgatggtgctgctgctgatgtcgctgaggtgctcgaaactgctgcctctgctgctggggtctcggagGCTGGTTCTACTGCTGAGGGGGCCTCAGTGGTAGAATCTGCTGTCGTTGCTGCTGTGAAGGCTACTGCGGTACTCTCGGCTGCTGTGGAGGCTATTATGGTACTCTTGGCTGCTGCTGCCGAGGTCGtggacactcccacctatggtgtcctatcccaccacatccatagcAAGTGTAAGAAAGCTGTCTCTGCGGTGGTGCCACTGGGGGTGCCGacggtgctactggtgctctgaCAGGTGGGTGGCTcttatacctctgtggtcgtcgctgctgctgggaaCTACTGAAGGTggcctgcctcttctgacccctcctctgatctctgttgGCCTGCatgccggcccactcagtcttgtAGATCTGAGCCCTTCGCACTActgcctgaaaggtcggaaggTCATGTCCAATCACActacctcgaagaccgtaacgcaagccgttctcgaaatggcgggccttctgcccctcatcatcaaccatatatggcacaAACCTCAATAGCACCACGAAACGGGCTGTGCACTACGCCACGgtcatctcctcttgcatcagAGTCTTGAACTCCAATGCTCTCTGACGTCGTAtatggtcagggaaatactgctcctcgaatcggtcgataaagtcctcccatgttcagacatagtcaggtcctacgacgcgggtaacggaggtccaccagtgttCGGCCTCGCCatggaaaagaaacactgccaaccggactcattgctcggtcgtacatgacattgtatcgaagatcttctccacatcgaagcTCCATCACTCAGCTGCTGtcagatctggctcgccctgtaaacgcggaggatcaagctattgaaactctcgaagtagggcgctcgcgcgctcttgctcggcctgggctggagaaataATAGGGCTCCTACCCTGCCCCTAAAGCGCAGCagtcatagcctgcaacatctgctgtaactgagaggcactacAGGCACGGTCGGGTTCGCACCGGCTTCGGGTGGAGGAACaacatcctcaggcaggggagcagggatctttgGAGGTGGAACAGGAGGCACGGGTGGTAAAGTTGGAGCCTTGGGTGGTGGAGCAGGGACcactcgggtcactctcctgggcagcatgtcctataggaaagaacaatgacgcgAATCACTCATGAGAATtacactcggaacctaatcgccctaaactcatagcaaacatgtgatattgttctcggttattcccaagttatgctctgataccaacttctgtcaagacccgaactcgaaaactgggctcacaaaattcccgatcaccgaatccggcaccgatagcctccgtagaaccccattctcgactcccggtacccatttaccaggttccgatcctgagatcccacaaggaggatttctaatatcatttaattcataatgagcataaccaaaagcataacccacgaacaataaacacaagaacaccatcaaaaaattcactatgataaaaaactttaagtacaatgcgtctaaagggaaatacaagataatgcaagtaacaaaaactccaaaggctTAACCGCACACTCCTACTGCTACTACGCTACAgctgcgacctggcgtcacctgcacgcatcaatcatgcataagcttatagaaagcttagaaggtggtgtaagtgtgtgcgcaatgtgagcgtgctcaggatgcaagaTCGAAGAAATACGggatcatgctgatgaacacatgtatgcaatcagccataccaaggccatgcggtgcaaaacatgaatgcgatcggccacatcaaggccatgcgatgcagaatgcaagtcaagcatgtcaattctcatctacatatcaatgcagctcctcactagaacatcaaatcagtgcggttctcagtatggataatcaccggggtcaagtacactctacgccagcttgccacccctatccggacacacaactgggagggtggaagagacctcactattcgcctgccaatatcgggcccggctcgtcgatagcagaccgattcctcaagctggtcaaactcaacctagaaattgctccctcactcaggcgggtaaggtcacacccctttctaaccgaccatgacgcAGTGGGAGAGGCGGCCTATTGCTATACGCCCTCGCGTaatcatgtatccactcggcctcgACGTTAGAGtgatcctctggtaccatcgggtttagggattttcacttagggacatctatggcgctcgtatactagaaccaaatattttcgatatccattcctgccatccacgatgtgtctgtggaggctatggctctgatgttactagggcatacagtaactacaatcatacaaatgcaagtgcatgagtcacactaccagtcatgcaacagtcctgcgtgtaccatgcacttatatggggcaactccgcctatcagggagcccataaacagtccacccaaaggcatatgctataatcagtcactcctcacatcagacatacatatgatgcgaatgatcatgaatcatggatctatactaaacatgtataaagagatgggctctgtgtataacgaagatgggcctagacggcctacttactacaagtatgggcctatcaatggccTTAGGGAgaatgacaatgcggacatttaaccaacattgtactttgaatgtggatgtcaaaccaacattgttcccaaggcatagcccactacaatggtcaacacatgaaccatggtagaatcacgttgtatagatcttgttgggcctcgacccaagggcccaaatacaccaaatgggcctcaaaccatgggctcatatatctcaagtgggccttactaggcggccacaaatacattaagatgggcctcaacaaatggccttatacaaatcaaagtgggccttaatggacggcccacaaatacaccaagatgggcctcaacacatggccttaaaataatctccaaaatggttggacagtttgaatgaaacatacacatcatgatggatcccactctaatggagggtgcggattacaatacatacccaagtgggtcccatgtggggcctaccataatgtttattttacatctaacccattgataaggtcacttaaacctggggcccacagtaatgtttatttcccaagcaacctagggcccaacataatgtttattttccaaccaactactcataaggtcacgtggactagggtagggcccactgtaatatttatttatcatccaatctattcataaggtcacgtggaccagaggagggcccactagactggggcccacagtgatattcaTTTGCCATCCCAACtgttcacgtggaccatgggccacggtaatgtttattgccatccaatctgttcatgagatcacgtggactagggcccaccgtgatgtggttcacaaattcagtccacccattgtgtgtgtcccacctagttgagggtccagaccaagtttcagcaacatccaaaactcaggtaggcccgaccaaatgattttatatttttaggcatgtcttcacatgattttaaatggtgtggcccaccggagttccgtatcagctgatttttggggtggtcaACTagaccgaggggacccatcaaatgcatggtgttgatgttcgaaacgcatcacgatgggggccCACAGCTAGTGCCGTGAGGCCCAGCTGGTCGTCCGTCAGcagccagcgcaggcgctgcctatgCCTTCTGTCAGCGGCAGTAATTGCTGCTGCTGTGTTGTTTTTTTCGAAAAAAAGGAAATTCTgtctgtggtttttcataggtatggcccacatctgaaaaatccaatccggccattggattctacatCCTCTGATCGACTAAATGAGACTAATGTGTAATGTGTTCTCAGCAAATAGGAGATTCAATGTGGTTTTTAATGGCATTaccgctatttcttatggtgtggcccgcccaagaatcggattggtcccaaaatttggctcaatgcctaaaatgatccgaggagaaggatggacgacttagattgagtacatacatcaagatggggcctacataggtggcccacctcAAAGGCAACTCTTTTTTTgctttattagtacacaccaTGTCAATACATACACCCCATATTAGCCGGTCctctgcctcacgtccagcgtccagggacgctggacgacatggatatacacaacatcatggtgggccccacatgcactgGCCTACATcttagtcaaggtgggtcccacataaacgtggcccacctgatatggatcaatttgatacttgTGTTTCTCCTCCATCTTGGCCCGTTAAAGGGTtggatggcgtagatccaacacattcatccaatgggtcccacatgaactatatgattcctagtgggccacacttacctcgtcatcatcattaccattcagagagagagagagagatatacggtgggacagaggaaccccgccactatgggcccctcttgattaaatcacatacaacaaaatgggtcccaccaacaagtgggccctaaagataggatttcaacggtggatcacttacctcgttggcctccttcttgatcccttaAACTCCTTTGCTCCTATGCtcgacttttaacggtggatgatggacttttgatggttgagatggaagatgagaaggtgtagatggaagatgagaaggtggaccacacttgggagggagagggaaacTTGGACatgggatgttgcttgggagatttgagaaatgagagagagaaggatgatgggagataagaggtgatggagcgATGGGtaatgtaaggagaggtgatgggaggtatgggttgtgttgaaATTTTGGGAAAGGAGGattgggtgaagagagagagttgactttgtggagaaagagggatgggttgttgtacttgggtaaggtgtgacttgactcgtacttgacatgagtgattgattgattgatgggacattttgtagagattccctcgaaatcgaCAATGCATGGTGTTTCTTTAgaatgaacgcaggtccacatctcctagcctaggtatcagtTCGATACGCGAGTCACGGCggtggaaccgcggcgacggcgtggtcactatgatacaagtttcggttcgaaccgacttcagtatgcgggacctggttaaggatcgcgcgcaatcgtcggatacagtgcgaaggttgccggaattcgactggaaggaccacggaagctaACGGAGTGgtatagactaggatacgggtcttacaaagagAAATGAGGTGGGTCCACGACAACGCTTTTCTTCTTACTATGGTCCAAATGTGTCTAAACCTGGTAACTTAAACGAGGTTACTTACACAATAGGAATTGTCAATTAGATTAAAGAACGGATCCTTCGACACACCCCTATATTCAAGAAGGGAGTAAcactaaaggtgagggtttttcctttaagcttgcaATAATTTAAGGTAGTATAAATTAATCTGTTCCATCACATGTTTTGAATCTTTCATATTAATTCAAGAGTGATGATAGTCATTCTCGGCCTTTTAgaattttatcctttaagcttaccttaattgaGTTAATGCATTTTATCTCATCTTTTACGTacaattttctatggtttataCCTGTTCTTGAATTACTAtgatttttctctatttttttgtttaatcTCTCATAAACAATTATTGCACTTCTTGGGATTATAACATGATATTAATTACAAGTGATCATTTTGAATTTATGttgggccatggatacaagccttgcccttgtctCATCTCTTTTTTTGAGTTAGCTCTGCCACCCTTTTATTTGCTGAGTTAGCGTTGAGTTGACTAttatcactcttctctttattatattagcctcgtgctatttatctttaaggcttgggcgtgtgtcttgatattctagaaccttcatgattcagtttatattctttataagtgcaagtgatgtattaaGAGGTGTCACAACTAGTGAATCGAAtatcttatcatggacgtaatgtgttacgggtagcggccctcttggtctgCACATAATTCAGTGTGTTGGTTGGCGTGATGCACAGTTGATGTAGGTAAATCGCCATGCATGCTACATCACCTCTTCGATATTGGATTttacaaatagtcgctccatgaacacatcgtgttacgtaaatctccCAACCACGTATTGTGttaccttgagatgttcgcataaatccacattagcgttggccatgccggcgaatatccatagttatgggaAGCGGGTTGAGTCagattttctataaattatatttcacattgtgataatcactacatatgatgagccacATACACTATGCTAGTCATGCATCCCATGTAGGTTATTAGCGCATATtgatatctcatgtattagtggagtacgagacgtatcagaacccttacattacttttatgaatcttttgaattactgttaatctttaaggataaccatcactatgagtaaggcattgaccctctcccaaccatacagattatgcaggtgatgtacagattaaagTCCTAGAGAGCaatctccctatagaagattatactgaaagaataacaaGATAACTTTATAATTTAGCTTCATACTTCTGCTGCGAACTCTGACATTGTAATACACTCCCATTAAGAAGACATTTGATGTTTTATTAAATTCTTTTAATAATAATGACGgtcgattttattcttatgaatggttGTCTTAATGAATGTATCTGGATTTGctctaaatgaaagaaaaaaaaagtgttatttttaaagcatccgagtttatacattattaacacccagttttctcagGCACGAGTGTAAACTCTGACCgtgaaaattcgagatgttacagttggtatcagagcatgagaatgagattaactgggcctgagggaATGCTAACCATCATAAGCTTTACACAACTCGTATAGAATCATCAAAATTAGATATTTATACTTAGGTGAATTCCCCATGAAACTAGGAAGTTAAGGAATTAGAAACTAATATTCAGGTTTCCCATTAAACTTAAATAGATTGGAATCTAGAAACTATAAACCTATCCTATCCATTATTGTCTAATCCGGTTAGGATCTCTGACTTTCGAGGTGAAAcgaaaattttcatgatattcccCAAAAATTTAGAATGATTGAGACCATAGGTTTACGGAACCATAATCAGGTAAGTTTTAAGTGGGTTAATCCAACTAACAAATCTGGGGTCGAGATTTTGTTTAAGGAGGGGTAAGCTGTAGTGTCCCGATTTTCAGGTTGCCAATTATACACACACCTAGACAAATACCTTACAAGTGATACATTGAAAACTTGAGCATAATGAATCAGTAAGGACGATAGAAGTAAGTTCGGGTAGAGTATCAGGTAATCAGAGTACATAGTGAAAGCTTAACGGGCCCCGTAGAATTACCCCTTACGAGAATATAAGATTTCCTGATATTCCCCATAAGTTTAGAGCGATCGAGATTATGGATTGATGGAACCATGTTTAAGCGAAACCTACACGGTTTAACTCAAATTATAAGTCTTAGCTAATCTTAAATGAtcccaatgccctgatcaagcaaggGATCATGATTTTACAAGATTACGAGCAGATACAAGTAAATCCACTGTACTACGCAGGCAAAGTATCTGTGTATCAGGCTCAAACCCACTATGACCATCTATTTATATTACCTTGAACATAGAAAGTAGAGAATCCTCAGAGGCATGGAAAATTACTCAGATAATGGAAGTACTAAATTTCGAGGGCAAAATTatgtttaaggagggtagattgtaacgccccgaacttttcgatactcgagtatcaaaagttctcgagcgttaccaagAATTTAACGTAATACGacaccaatctaactatcctagcCATACATCATAGCCCTGACACAAACCTAATAGTtaggaatgatctccattcatgtatcaagccatctgaccatcaATTTCAAGGTAAGACTCTCCATCATGTGATTTAATGTATGtcttcccttaaatgaattgaCGAATAAGtccctatccataatgattttgatatatgttcttttgtaagaattagatagaaacgtgcctataaccatgtggagcatatcagcaataattatcaAATTGACATTAACTTAGAccactgaattctagatcacgtggttcccacgacccatttaatgtgaaaatttacaccatgcctatgtatcataaattagctGTAAATGTCAAATTTCAGCACTTAGTTCATTGTATAAGTGACCCGATTGATAGATCAACCCCTTAACTGCTGATTTTGGCGCCCATTGAAGGCTAGGGGTAGTCGAAGTAAGATGTTTTTCTTCATCTATGTTTGTAtgattttatgaataggttggatgacaaataaacatcactatatgTTCTAGAAAGgctttaacagtgaaaatcataaaCACCCactggtgcggtccacctgatctttggatatacttcaatcttaggctcaacgccttaaattacATGGAaaaaatgattggatggtgtagatttcccAGAAAgatcaccatgggccccatgtTCCACCCTAAGTGCATGCGGGATAGGTGCACCGGCGGTGCACTGGATTGGAAATTGGGTCAAACTGCGTTTGACCCCATAAATCCCGCCCGAAGAGggattcttcctcttttttttggcGAACGGACGACGTCCCTATGAGATTTGGATTGTGGCCCATCCTGACTGCCTGGTTGGacaatccaaattgtccatcatgAGCACACCCCACCTCCGAATAAACCCTAGCTTGTTTTACGAAGAGGCGAGGTCATGCAAAGGCACAAGTCCGGTTACAAGTGGACTAGATATTTCGAATAAGAAACAGAAGACTAGGAAATTTGTaactgcatgggacccaccttcacgAGACAAAAAGGAGATTCGGACCATCCGTTTGGTCTGAATGAGGTAACCGACCACACCCACGGTCAGGTCCATGAGTCCTTTAACCAGATGAATTCCATTGCAACATCTACGTAGCTGCGCCAAGAAGATTGGGCACCATCGAGTTTTATACCCATGGGGAAGTTGCCACCGACATTACAAGCATGATTTGGACCTTTTTCTTCATAGAAACGGTTCCTCTGACCACTCCAGATGAACGAGGAAAGAAACTCCACGTTCGGGGTTGATTCCAACTCTTCCACTGTGCGGAAGACGTTTTATGCATTCACGAAGAAGTTCCGAATGCGTTGGGCCATTGACCAAGAAACAGGGCAGATCCAGGCCACACGCAACATCCAAGGCCCTGATCTGGATGCTTAGAAACACCCCATTAGTGGCCATGCAAGATGAATGGAGGAGGAACGGTGTGAAAATGTAACAGGGACACTCCACAACTACCACCAAAGTCGGTCCCTATTACGGGTTACGCAGCCATGTTTTGCAAGAAACTTCTAGATTTCATGACACGTACGGTAGTTCTGGGATCAGACCGGCTATAAAAAGCCATACCCATCCCGCTAGAAAGGAACACAAGAGCGagaaacgtgagagagagagagagagggaaagaacaACGTCCCACCCCTGCTGGACGTAGCAacgagaaaaaggaaaggaaagagaaagagaaatgagGTGGGTCCATAACAACGCTTTTCTTCC contains:
- the LOC131225582 gene encoding uncharacterized protein LOC131225582; translation: MLPRRVTRVVPAPPPKAPTLPPVPPVPPPKIPAPLPEDVVPPPEAGANPTVPAVVRRAQIYKTEWAGMQANRDQRRGQKRQATFSSSQQQRRPQRYKSHPPDTIGGSVHDLGSSSQEYHNSLHSSREYRSSLHSSNDSRFYH